The following proteins are co-located in the Manihot esculenta cultivar AM560-2 chromosome 9, M.esculenta_v8, whole genome shotgun sequence genome:
- the LOC110621887 gene encoding nascent polypeptide-associated complex subunit beta isoform X2 — MNREKLMKMAGAVRTGGKGSMRRKKKAVHKTTTTDDKRLQSTLKRIGVNAIPAIEEVNIFKDDVVIQFVNPKVQASIAANTWVVSGSPQTKKLQDILPQVLSHLGPDNLDNLKKLAEQIQKQAPSAGDPATAAPEDDDEVPELVAGETFEAAAEQGNAA, encoded by the exons ATGAATAGGGAGAAACTTATGAAGATGGCTGGTGCCGTTCGCACTGGTGGGAAGGGCAGCATGAGGAG AAAGAAGAAGGCTGTGCACAAGACCACCACTACAGATGATAAAAGGCTTCAGAGCACACTGAAGAGAATAGGAGTGAATGCTATTCCTGCAATTGAGGAGGTCAACATATTCAAAGATGACGTAGTTATCCAATTTGTAAACCCCAAAG ttCAAGCATCCATTGCTGCCAATACATGGGTTGTTAGCGGCTCTCCACAGACAAAGA AATTGCAAGATATTCTCCCTCAAGTTCTAAGTCATTTGG GTCCTGATAATTTGGACAACCTAAAGAAGTTGGCGGAGCAGATCCAGAAGCAGGCACCGAGTGCTGGTGATCCAGCAACTGCAGCAccagaagatgatgatgaggtCCCAGAGCTTGTAGCTGGGGAGACGTTTGAAGCTGCTGCAGAGCAGGGTAATGCTGCTTAG
- the LOC110621887 gene encoding nascent polypeptide-associated complex subunit beta isoform X1: MNLLRADDFMPSILMNREKLMKMAGAVRTGGKGSMRRKKKAVHKTTTTDDKRLQSTLKRIGVNAIPAIEEVNIFKDDVVIQFVNPKVQASIAANTWVVSGSPQTKKLQDILPQVLSHLGPDNLDNLKKLAEQIQKQAPSAGDPATAAPEDDDEVPELVAGETFEAAAEQGNAA, encoded by the exons ATGAATAGGGAGAAACTTATGAAGATGGCTGGTGCCGTTCGCACTGGTGGGAAGGGCAGCATGAGGAG AAAGAAGAAGGCTGTGCACAAGACCACCACTACAGATGATAAAAGGCTTCAGAGCACACTGAAGAGAATAGGAGTGAATGCTATTCCTGCAATTGAGGAGGTCAACATATTCAAAGATGACGTAGTTATCCAATTTGTAAACCCCAAAG ttCAAGCATCCATTGCTGCCAATACATGGGTTGTTAGCGGCTCTCCACAGACAAAGA AATTGCAAGATATTCTCCCTCAAGTTCTAAGTCATTTGG GTCCTGATAATTTGGACAACCTAAAGAAGTTGGCGGAGCAGATCCAGAAGCAGGCACCGAGTGCTGGTGATCCAGCAACTGCAGCAccagaagatgatgatgaggtCCCAGAGCTTGTAGCTGGGGAGACGTTTGAAGCTGCTGCAGAGCAGGGTAATGCTGCTTAG